A genomic segment from Nematostella vectensis chromosome 6, jaNemVect1.1, whole genome shotgun sequence encodes:
- the LOC5520922 gene encoding calmodulin isoform X2, with protein sequence MSTKRSLPESLEDKLTEEQIDEYRDAFKFFDKDGNGHITTRELGAIMRSLGQNPTENELQDMVNEVDYDGNGVVDFHEFVNMMINQNNNTLDQNELLEAFRTFDGDDKGYIFSNEIRYVLRHMGENIPEHDINDILKDASHGRKRKITFEEFVKMVKPEI encoded by the exons ATGTCAACCAAGAGAAGCCTGCCGGAGAGTCTCGAG gacaAGTTAACAGAAGAACAAATCGATG aatacAGAGATGCCTTTAAGTTTTTCGACAAGGACGGTAATGGGCACATTACTACGCGCGAGCTAGGAGCCATTATGCGTTCGCTCGGACAGAATCCCACTGAGAACGAGCTGCAAGACATGGTCAACGAGGTCGACTACGACG GCAATGGCGTTGTTGATTTTCACGAGTTTGTGAACATGATGATAAACCAGAATAACAACACCCTGGACCAAAATGAGCTGTTAGAGGCCTTCCGCACATTTGACGGCGACGACAAAGGCTACATCTTCTCCAACGAGATCCGCTACGTGCTGAGACACATGGGCGAGAACATCCCAGAGCACGACATTAACGACATACTTAAAGACGCCTCACACGGCCGCAAGCGAAAAATCACATTCGAAG AATTTGTCAAAATGGTGAAGCCTGAGATTTGA
- the LOC5520922 gene encoding calmodulin isoform X1, translating to MADALHSVPTDPRLISAMDKLTEEQIDEYRDAFKFFDKDGNGHITTRELGAIMRSLGQNPTENELQDMVNEVDYDGNGVVDFHEFVNMMINQNNNTLDQNELLEAFRTFDGDDKGYIFSNEIRYVLRHMGENIPEHDINDILKDASHGRKRKITFEEFVKMVKPEI from the exons ATGGCCGATGCTTTACATTCAGTTCCGACTGACCCCAGATTAATTTCGGCAATG gacaAGTTAACAGAAGAACAAATCGATG aatacAGAGATGCCTTTAAGTTTTTCGACAAGGACGGTAATGGGCACATTACTACGCGCGAGCTAGGAGCCATTATGCGTTCGCTCGGACAGAATCCCACTGAGAACGAGCTGCAAGACATGGTCAACGAGGTCGACTACGACG GCAATGGCGTTGTTGATTTTCACGAGTTTGTGAACATGATGATAAACCAGAATAACAACACCCTGGACCAAAATGAGCTGTTAGAGGCCTTCCGCACATTTGACGGCGACGACAAAGGCTACATCTTCTCCAACGAGATCCGCTACGTGCTGAGACACATGGGCGAGAACATCCCAGAGCACGACATTAACGACATACTTAAAGACGCCTCACACGGCCGCAAGCGAAAAATCACATTCGAAG AATTTGTCAAAATGGTGAAGCCTGAGATTTGA
- the LOC5520922 gene encoding calmodulin isoform X3, translated as MDFEDKLTEEQIDEYRDAFKFFDKDGNGHITTRELGAIMRSLGQNPTENELQDMVNEVDYDGNGVVDFHEFVNMMINQNNNTLDQNELLEAFRTFDGDDKGYIFSNEIRYVLRHMGENIPEHDINDILKDASHGRKRKITFEEFVKMVKPEI; from the exons ATGGATTTTGAG gacaAGTTAACAGAAGAACAAATCGATG aatacAGAGATGCCTTTAAGTTTTTCGACAAGGACGGTAATGGGCACATTACTACGCGCGAGCTAGGAGCCATTATGCGTTCGCTCGGACAGAATCCCACTGAGAACGAGCTGCAAGACATGGTCAACGAGGTCGACTACGACG GCAATGGCGTTGTTGATTTTCACGAGTTTGTGAACATGATGATAAACCAGAATAACAACACCCTGGACCAAAATGAGCTGTTAGAGGCCTTCCGCACATTTGACGGCGACGACAAAGGCTACATCTTCTCCAACGAGATCCGCTACGTGCTGAGACACATGGGCGAGAACATCCCAGAGCACGACATTAACGACATACTTAAAGACGCCTCACACGGCCGCAAGCGAAAAATCACATTCGAAG AATTTGTCAAAATGGTGAAGCCTGAGATTTGA
- the LOC116604102 gene encoding uncharacterized protein LOC116604102: MSFRAGNIANFFDAWRELTSDATILDMVKGCHIEFGTEPVQHNLPNSFANQSQLEKDIIETEISKLIQKGVIQKATPCKEQFISSVFTRPKKDGSFRMILNLNQFNAFITYHHFKMESLQSALTLVKPGSFMAVLDLKDAYYSVSIAEEHRCYLRYVFMEQLYEYVSLPNGLASAPRMFTKLMRPVYSSLRADICFVGYIDDIIILADSPEELRTALKETRDLLTSLGFFIHESKSSVTPSEEVKFLGTVASVIGLKVSSFPGVRYGPLFYSQLENEKTVELKHNGYNLDAKMELSTLAKEDLKWWIENVELSPVPILVPPANVILKCDSSLLGWGSVIDGSNNVTGGRWSPDEALFHINFLELKAIKLGLQSLCSHMCNTHIKVLFDNQTAVAYIRAMGGTHSDLCNQMTREILLWCKQRNLWLTSSHLPGHLNVTADKASREFKDNTEWSLDISAFNMLVAQWGQPCVDIFSSRLNNKVQKYVSWKPDPTAFAIDAFTIDWAQYDLIYCFPPFNLIGKVLQKIQACRCTALLVAPLWKTQLWYPKLLKMLMKSPIPIPMTRKTLALPRRPSTSSPYVSQPKTDWLSSVSEMLRGKGIDGEPLEIILGSWRDGTKKAIYNLH; the protein is encoded by the exons ATGAGCTTTAGAGCTGGCAATATAGCAAACTTCTTTGATGCATGGAGGGAACTCACCTCTGATGCAACAATTCTTGACATGGTTAAGGGCTGCCATATTGAGTTTGGCACAGAACCTGTTCAACATAATTTACCCAATTCCTTTGCAAACCAGTCACAACTGGAAAAGGACATTATTGAAACAGAAATATCCAAACTTATCCAGAAAGGAGTTATCCAAAAGGCAACCCCTTGCAAAGAGCAGTTTATATCGTCTGTGTTTACACGGCCAAAAAAGGATGGTTCGTTTAGAATGATCCTAAACCTAAACCAGTTTAATGCTTTTATCACATACCATCACTTCAAAATGGAATCACTGCAGTCTGCTTTAACTTTAGTAAAGCCAGGCTCATTCATGGCAGTCCTTGACCTTAAGGATGCGTATTATTCTGTGAGCATTGCTGAGGAACATAGATGTTACCTTAGATATGTCTTCATGGAACAACTCTATGAGTATGTCAGTCTCCCAAATGGACTGGCCTCGGCACCCAGAATGTTTACCAAACTCATGAGACCTGTCTATAGCAGCCTCAGAGCAGACATTTGTTTTGTTGGATATATAGATGACATCATCATTTTGGCTGACTCCCCAGAAGAGCTACGGACAGCTCTTAAAGAGACCAGGGATTTACTGACATCATTGGGGTTCTTCATCCATGAAAGCAAATCTTCCGTTACACCCTCTGAAGAGGTTAAATTTTTGGGAACAGTTGCTTCAGTAATAGGGCTCAAGGTGTCTAGCTTCCCAGGTGTACGTTACGGTCCATTGTTTTACAGTCAACTTGAGAATGAGAAAACGGTAGAACTAAAACACAATGGATATAACCTGGATGCCAAAATGGAGCTATCTACATTAGCTAAGGAGGATTTAAAGTGGTGGATAGAAAATGTGGAACTTTCTCCAGTACCTATCCTTGTCCCTCCGGCAAATGTTATACTTAAATGTGATAGCTCCCTTTTAGGCTGGGGCAGTGTTATTGATGGCTCTAATAATGTTACTGGAGGCAGGTGGAGCCCTGATGAAGCCCTCTTTCATATTAATTTTCTGGAACTGAAGGCCATAAAACTAGGATTACAGTCATTATGTAGCCATATGTGCAACACTCATATTAAAGTGCtgtttgacaaccaaacagcAGTTGCCTATATTAGGGCAATGGGGGGAACCCACTCCGATCTATGCAATCAAATGACCAGAGAAATCCTACTCTGGTGTAAGCAGAGAAATTTATGGCTAACAAGCTCCCATTTGCCAGGGCATTTAAATGTGACTGCAGATAAAGCCAGTAGAGAATTTAAAGACAACACTGAGTGGTCCTTGGATATATCAGCTTTTAACATGCTTGTCGCACAATGGGGTCAGCCATGTGTGGACATTTTTTCCTCAAGGCTGAATAACAAAGTACAAAAATATGTATCTTGGAAGCCTGACCCTACAGCATTTGCCATTGATGCATTCACAATAGATTGGGCTCAATATGACCTCATTTATTGTTTTCCTCCATTTAACTTGATTGGGAAAGTTCTCCAAAAGATTCAAGCTTGTCGGTGCACCGCACTTCTTGTCGCCCCACTGTGGAAGACACAGCTCTGGTACCCGAAGCTGTTAAAGATGCTAATGAAGTCTCCTATTCCAATACCAATGACACGCAAAACACTGGCGCTACCACGACGACCCTCTACAAGTTCACCCTATGTATCCCAACCTAAAACTGATTGGCTGTCTAGTGTCAGCGAAATGCTAAGGGGAAAAGGAATCGACGGTGAACCATTGGAAATAATTCTTGGCTCCTGGAGAGACGGAACA AAAAAAGCAATATACAACTTACATTAA